The Phycisphaerales bacterium AB-hyl4 genome contains a region encoding:
- a CDS encoding sugar transferase, translating to MRAILDRERARSDRNARGFAVVLFDLASKADRQQWRCLTQVVTCNVRLTDEVGWLDGRLAALLPETDGTGGDRLVERVRDRLGRKVAEFLRYEIVVYGFDGNDHEDGDRYNQREPAVPIPAWADEVVDDAFASARAVLFVQSLAWWKRLVDVLVASTVLVTLFPVMLIVAILIKATSPGPVVFVQWRAGLGGRPFRMYKFRSMVADAEVRKQALMSLNEQDGPAFKIEADPRLTSVGRFLRSTSLDELPQLWNVLRGEMTLVGPRPLPCEEARRCEPWHQARCDVTPGLTCSWQVWGRSSVTFEQWMRMDLAYIRQRTPLHDFKLLFHTAAAVLARRGAK from the coding sequence ATGCGAGCGATTCTGGACCGTGAGCGGGCGCGAAGCGACCGCAACGCGCGCGGCTTTGCGGTGGTCTTGTTTGATCTTGCGTCCAAAGCGGATCGGCAGCAGTGGCGTTGCCTGACACAGGTCGTCACATGCAACGTTCGTTTGACTGACGAGGTCGGCTGGCTGGATGGTCGCCTTGCCGCGCTGCTTCCCGAGACGGACGGCACGGGCGGCGACCGGCTGGTCGAGCGTGTGCGCGATCGGCTCGGCCGGAAGGTGGCAGAGTTTCTGCGGTATGAGATCGTGGTCTACGGCTTTGATGGTAACGATCACGAGGATGGTGATCGATATAACCAGCGCGAACCTGCGGTCCCCATTCCCGCCTGGGCCGACGAGGTGGTGGACGACGCTTTTGCTTCGGCGCGTGCGGTGTTGTTCGTCCAGTCGCTGGCCTGGTGGAAACGGCTGGTGGATGTGCTGGTTGCGTCGACGGTACTGGTTACATTATTCCCGGTCATGCTGATTGTAGCGATACTGATCAAGGCGACCTCGCCGGGTCCAGTGGTATTTGTACAGTGGCGAGCGGGCCTCGGTGGTCGACCGTTCCGCATGTACAAATTTCGCAGCATGGTCGCTGACGCTGAAGTGCGCAAGCAGGCGTTGATGTCGTTGAACGAGCAGGACGGTCCGGCGTTCAAGATCGAGGCCGACCCCCGGCTGACGTCCGTCGGGCGGTTCCTGCGCTCGACGAGTCTGGATGAACTGCCGCAGTTGTGGAACGTCCTTCGCGGAGAGATGACGCTCGTGGGGCCGCGGCCGCTGCCGTGCGAGGAAGCGCGTCGATGCGAGCCCTGGCACCAGGCGCGCTGCGATGTGACACCGGGCCTGACGTGCAGTTGGCAGGTCTGGGGGCGCTCTTCCGTCACGTTCGAGCAGTGGATGCGCATGGACCTGGCATACATTCGTCAACGCACGCCGCTGCACGATTTCAAACTGCTATTCCATACCGCCGCGGCAGTGCTCGCACGCAGGGGCGCCAAGTAG
- a CDS encoding GumC family protein, which translates to MKSSLPAAPRHEPSVRASASELDRSIIEVLWQRRGVVLTCLVVALLVGGVYGLTAPRQYRSTAQLFLQQTAGADAPLGGSALQSATPAAHRLMMTSSAVLRAAVETLPAEVHAYAGDDPARYLRHNLEVAAAGGEGILTVSLQGTDPEAIAQLVNHVVRAYKDRVRVTATGQLVTREAGPTAEDADGGTEGEAERPSGMSRRAIAQQFEQLSVDRTVARLRARRLEALLEQARTTDGLPANLAALLDAAEPDAPPRQWLDTRDLESRVENIDAALAMYTGRLGRQHQTVRALLSQRGEVEQRIKARERAAGRQMLAHLMQLHDEAQAREADLADTVSRWRQYAAAAQTEALPVAEIDPALADHTPVAPRLSRVLAGSGVGGLMVGMLLALAMDLSARRREAVVDTHQQLDNAEDIDLSEVAAPLYGSVPAMHNTEADSPDAEATAMSMHQIRALLQLHASAEDKRAFAVTSPSRGAGKTSIAVGLASSLGLSGTRTLLVDCDLAGRMRRERSQSAATGEAAQNVGDVMHEMGYIAPAHANGEHDATLPTQRRPVSQLGLPGMLDGKPLADCVISTSIAELFVLPAVFVEQRHVAQLSTRFILDLIESAKADYDMILFDTGPVPGGAEPLLVAGAVDGVVLVAARGESRARFNRTLAYLRAIGARVVGTVFNRAESDEDMPPESTNSDARQRYNRADNFGSGLLAMAVCGKAGAAESSEDQQRPETVRRAERQASPSASGLDANFFVHGAASPEDALQGLEPLTDNDFAADDEPIKPSFWERAYRKLMRPRP; encoded by the coding sequence TTGAAAAGTTCGTTGCCCGCCGCGCCCCGGCATGAGCCGTCGGTTCGGGCGTCGGCAAGCGAACTGGATCGATCGATCATCGAGGTGCTCTGGCAGCGACGCGGCGTGGTGCTGACGTGCCTGGTGGTGGCCCTGCTGGTCGGCGGGGTCTATGGCTTGACGGCGCCCCGGCAATATCGAAGCACCGCGCAACTGTTCCTACAGCAGACGGCCGGGGCCGACGCGCCGCTGGGCGGGTCGGCCCTGCAATCGGCCACGCCGGCGGCTCATCGGCTGATGATGACCTCCAGCGCGGTCCTGCGCGCGGCGGTTGAAACGTTGCCTGCGGAGGTGCACGCCTATGCAGGCGATGATCCGGCCCGCTACCTCCGCCACAACCTTGAGGTCGCGGCGGCGGGCGGCGAAGGCATCCTTACTGTTTCACTTCAGGGGACAGACCCGGAGGCGATCGCCCAACTGGTGAATCATGTGGTTCGGGCCTACAAGGATCGCGTGCGCGTCACGGCCACCGGGCAACTCGTCACACGCGAGGCCGGGCCGACTGCCGAGGACGCGGACGGCGGCACGGAAGGTGAAGCGGAGCGCCCCTCGGGGATGAGCCGACGTGCAATCGCCCAGCAGTTTGAGCAACTTTCCGTCGATCGTACTGTGGCCCGATTGCGGGCACGACGTCTTGAAGCGTTGCTAGAACAGGCGCGTACGACCGATGGCTTGCCAGCGAACCTCGCCGCGTTGCTTGACGCGGCCGAGCCTGACGCGCCGCCACGGCAATGGCTTGACACGCGTGATCTTGAGTCACGGGTGGAAAACATTGATGCGGCGTTGGCGATGTATACCGGCCGGCTTGGTCGACAGCATCAGACCGTCCGCGCGCTGTTGAGCCAGCGTGGTGAGGTCGAGCAGCGGATCAAAGCCCGCGAGCGGGCCGCCGGGCGGCAGATGCTTGCCCACCTGATGCAACTTCATGACGAGGCGCAGGCGCGTGAGGCCGACCTGGCTGACACCGTGTCGCGATGGCGGCAATACGCCGCAGCGGCGCAGACGGAGGCCTTGCCGGTGGCAGAGATTGACCCCGCGCTGGCAGACCACACACCTGTGGCGCCGCGCCTGAGCCGGGTGCTGGCTGGTTCAGGCGTGGGCGGGCTGATGGTGGGAATGCTGCTGGCGCTGGCGATGGACCTTAGTGCCCGGCGGCGCGAAGCGGTGGTGGACACGCATCAACAACTCGACAACGCGGAGGATATCGACCTGTCCGAGGTGGCGGCACCGTTGTACGGCAGCGTACCGGCAATGCACAACACCGAGGCCGACAGCCCCGATGCCGAAGCGACCGCCATGTCGATGCATCAAATCCGGGCGCTGCTGCAACTGCACGCGTCGGCGGAGGACAAACGTGCCTTCGCGGTGACGAGCCCAAGCCGAGGTGCGGGCAAGACAAGCATCGCCGTGGGTTTGGCATCGTCGCTGGGCTTGTCCGGCACGCGGACGTTGCTGGTGGATTGCGACCTGGCCGGGCGCATGCGGCGTGAAAGAAGTCAGTCGGCCGCAACGGGCGAGGCGGCACAGAATGTGGGTGACGTGATGCACGAGATGGGCTACATCGCACCCGCTCACGCGAACGGAGAGCACGATGCCACCTTGCCCACTCAGCGTCGCCCCGTAAGTCAGTTGGGGCTGCCGGGCATGCTCGATGGCAAGCCGCTTGCGGATTGCGTCATATCAACGAGCATCGCAGAGCTTTTTGTGTTGCCCGCGGTTTTTGTCGAGCAACGTCATGTGGCGCAGTTGTCCACTCGATTCATTCTGGATCTGATTGAAAGCGCCAAGGCGGACTATGACATGATTCTGTTCGACACCGGGCCGGTGCCCGGGGGTGCGGAGCCGCTGCTGGTGGCCGGCGCGGTGGATGGCGTGGTGCTGGTCGCGGCGCGCGGCGAGTCTCGGGCGCGTTTCAACCGAACGCTGGCATACCTGCGGGCGATCGGGGCGCGAGTTGTCGGTACCGTCTTCAACCGGGCCGAGTCGGACGAGGACATGCCGCCGGAATCTACCAACTCCGACGCCCGGCAACGCTACAACAGGGCGGATAATTTCGGCTCAGGGTTGCTTGCCATGGCGGTGTGCGGCAAGGCCGGAGCGGCTGAATCGTCCGAGGACCAGCAGCGCCCGGAAACGGTTCGCCGAGCCGAGCGTCAGGCAAGCCCGTCGGCCAGTGGCTTGGACGCGAACTTTTTCGTGCATGGCGCCGCTTCGCCGGAGGATGCGCTTCAGGGGCTGGAACCGCTCACGGATAATGACTTTGCGGCCGATGACGAACCGATCAAACCGTCGTTCTGGGAACGCGCCTATCGCAAACTCATGCGTCCGAGACCTTGA
- a CDS encoding LacI family DNA-binding transcriptional regulator, translating into MSSSTKNLSIAGLAKSLSLSVGTVSEALNDNPRVNVRTRKRVVEAALEAGYVPNRQAAALRRQKSRIIGMLLPTLSNPIYIERVASAQRIAYQHGYEISFASSEWRADQEANLSRHFLGLGVDALIIDGAVRKMRDQTDHGVFKPFFDRKIPVLKITHRQRPAAPDTSELFVDVASGICEALEHLLALQHRHIGFVGIRSDPNASNAPQREGIQRAIGQVGDSVQTEFIGPAAQSMGEAYQVVRDRLQQADPFPTAIQAVGDQVAIGVLKALDDHGLRVPEDVSVVGFDNLEVSAFYKPSLTTVSQTHLDLGRKAVETVLDRIENNSQPRKEKVNLELVVRDSTAPAPVNFASQAARQTTL; encoded by the coding sequence ATGAGCAGTTCCACGAAAAACCTCAGTATCGCCGGCCTCGCCAAGTCGCTCTCGCTCTCGGTGGGTACGGTGTCTGAGGCGCTGAATGACAACCCGCGAGTCAATGTGCGCACCCGCAAACGCGTGGTCGAGGCCGCCCTCGAAGCTGGTTACGTCCCAAACCGCCAGGCCGCAGCGCTGCGAAGGCAGAAAAGCCGAATTATTGGCATGCTGCTGCCCACGCTCAGTAATCCGATCTACATCGAACGCGTCGCCTCCGCCCAGCGGATTGCTTACCAGCATGGCTACGAAATCTCCTTCGCCAGTTCCGAGTGGCGAGCCGATCAGGAAGCCAACCTCAGTCGGCATTTCCTCGGCTTGGGGGTCGACGCCCTGATTATCGACGGCGCTGTTCGCAAGATGCGGGATCAAACCGACCATGGGGTGTTCAAGCCGTTTTTCGACCGGAAGATTCCGGTTCTGAAAATTACGCACAGGCAACGGCCCGCCGCTCCGGATACTTCAGAACTGTTCGTCGACGTGGCTTCCGGTATATGCGAGGCCCTCGAGCACCTGTTGGCGCTTCAGCATCGGCACATTGGTTTCGTCGGCATCCGCTCAGATCCGAACGCGAGCAATGCTCCTCAGCGTGAAGGCATTCAGCGTGCGATCGGGCAGGTGGGCGACAGCGTCCAGACGGAGTTCATCGGCCCAGCCGCCCAGTCAATGGGCGAGGCGTACCAGGTCGTCCGCGATCGTCTCCAGCAGGCAGACCCCTTCCCCACGGCCATTCAGGCGGTCGGCGACCAGGTCGCGATCGGTGTGCTGAAAGCCCTCGACGACCATGGCCTGCGCGTGCCGGAAGATGTTTCGGTCGTCGGCTTCGACAATCTGGAAGTGTCCGCCTTCTATAAGCCCAGCCTTACGACGGTCTCTCAAACCCATCTGGATCTCGGGCGCAAAGCCGTGGAAACCGTTCTGGACCGCATTGAAAACAACAGCCAACCACGAAAAGAGAAGGTCAACCTCGAACTGGTCGTCCGCGATTCCACCGCGCCTGCGCCAGTGAACTTCGCATCACAAGCGGCACGTCAAACCACGCTTTAG
- a CDS encoding fibronectin type III domain-containing protein, which produces MMKMHETVKYLAMLMLLTGMVLLGSPSVLADAPRGSNGADEGVQRPTALYLTWQQDPTTTMTIQWHTEGPDEEVILEYGPVDGDTLDQVEGDSHPMVYSDRHIHTVELTGLEPDSEYRFRLYREERGQSSRFYSFRTMPATADERPIIFAAGGDTRQRQSWMEQTNREAMKFDLDFIVWGGDYAYADGREDRVHLWYEWFDAYKNTLVTDEGRVVPVLLAIGNHEVVGGYYWNRDDVDRDNYTPTDEYREKLAPYFFNLFAYPGQPGYGTMDFGDYMSIILLDSDHVNLVAGKQTEWLKEQLEQRTHVPHVFPVYHFAAYPSARPTHFGVARLIREHWHPVFDQHDNIRVAFEHHDHTYKRTVPIRHGKEDEDGIVYIGDGAWGVRLREIHDVDETWYLERAEAIRHFILVTIEGESQEYQMYDADGNLIDQYVPRPLAR; this is translated from the coding sequence ATGATGAAAATGCATGAAACCGTGAAATATCTTGCGATGTTGATGTTGCTCACCGGCATGGTCTTGCTCGGCAGCCCTTCCGTCCTGGCGGACGCGCCTCGCGGGAGCAATGGAGCCGACGAAGGAGTTCAACGGCCGACAGCGCTGTATCTGACCTGGCAGCAGGATCCGACCACCACGATGACCATCCAGTGGCACACCGAGGGTCCGGACGAGGAAGTGATTCTTGAATATGGCCCGGTCGATGGCGACACCCTCGATCAGGTTGAAGGCGACAGTCATCCCATGGTCTACTCCGATCGGCACATCCACACGGTCGAGTTGACCGGGCTGGAGCCGGACTCGGAGTACCGGTTCCGCCTCTATCGGGAAGAGCGTGGCCAGAGCAGCCGGTTCTATTCGTTCCGCACCATGCCCGCCACCGCCGACGAACGCCCCATCATTTTTGCCGCCGGCGGCGACACGCGCCAGCGACAGTCGTGGATGGAACAGACCAACCGTGAGGCCATGAAATTCGACCTCGACTTCATCGTATGGGGCGGCGATTACGCCTACGCGGACGGCCGCGAAGACCGGGTCCACCTTTGGTACGAGTGGTTCGACGCTTACAAGAACACGCTGGTCACCGACGAAGGCCGAGTCGTGCCGGTTCTGCTCGCCATCGGCAACCACGAAGTGGTCGGCGGCTACTACTGGAACCGCGACGATGTCGACCGAGACAACTACACACCTACCGATGAGTATCGCGAAAAACTCGCCCCCTACTTCTTCAACCTCTTCGCCTACCCCGGCCAGCCCGGCTACGGCACGATGGACTTCGGCGACTATATGAGCATCATCCTGCTCGACAGCGATCACGTGAACCTCGTCGCGGGCAAGCAGACGGAGTGGCTGAAAGAGCAACTCGAACAACGCACTCATGTGCCCCACGTCTTCCCCGTCTACCACTTCGCCGCCTACCCTTCCGCTCGCCCCACCCACTTCGGGGTTGCTCGGCTCATCCGCGAGCACTGGCATCCCGTATTCGATCAGCACGACAACATCCGCGTCGCTTTCGAACACCACGACCACACCTACAAACGCACCGTACCCATTCGCCACGGCAAAGAAGACGAAGACGGCATCGTCTACATCGGCGACGGCGCGTGGGGCGTCAGGCTTCGCGAAATCCACGATGTGGATGAAACCTGGTACCTCGAACGGGCCGAGGCGATCCGGCACTTTATCCTCGTCACCATCGAGGGGGAATCGCAGGAATACCAGATGTACGACGCAGACGGCAACCTCATCGACCAGTACGTGCCGCGTCCCCTCGCTCGCTAG
- a CDS encoding phosphotransferase, with product MTAYHSLTSTSTGKAIPSPDRSQERVLQSLLHRRYRSELPFRRGRVGEHRRELADLLYATARDMVRPNEVFARVRFGGLLLCVAANVQQAQHLARRFGPTTGFHLEQPPTPWATGPFGLHLPGLTDRGWFFAARKIHLIQPGEVSDRFTYHVQLVPDSAGGYFIEKKVPTHDEVFWRLTQKYPRVSRDDLARRTHKLVDHVFPTFLTRETAMLKILQRDLPPEFRSRVPRLLEMSKDEKGFVRRMSMNWLRLNGRGISQLDFALQASELLAVLHEKTRVMHLDLRPDNIVITDDGVGFVDFGSAVRMGEPLGRSQMLQGLFDMIMHTSQIQRMLGQMLERGQVTSEVIRDAYGKVDPGVDLFFLTLQMRRPHAMPELRAQITYEPNSPAARKLEAFAAAVLKPADPAAARYTTAGDLLTGVRRIARELQ from the coding sequence ATGACTGCGTATCACAGTCTGACCTCAACCTCGACTGGCAAGGCCATCCCGTCACCCGACCGCTCTCAGGAACGGGTGTTGCAGTCGTTGCTGCATCGCCGTTATCGATCGGAACTGCCCTTTCGTCGGGGGCGAGTCGGCGAGCACCGCCGGGAACTGGCGGACCTGCTCTATGCAACGGCCAGGGATATGGTGCGGCCGAACGAAGTTTTCGCACGCGTGCGCTTCGGCGGTCTGTTGCTGTGCGTCGCCGCCAACGTCCAGCAGGCGCAGCACCTGGCCCGACGATTCGGTCCGACGACCGGCTTCCACCTTGAGCAGCCACCAACACCATGGGCGACCGGGCCATTTGGTCTGCACCTGCCGGGCCTGACCGATCGTGGCTGGTTCTTTGCCGCGCGGAAAATCCACCTCATTCAGCCGGGCGAAGTCAGCGACCGGTTTACCTATCACGTGCAACTCGTGCCGGACAGCGCCGGCGGCTATTTCATCGAAAAGAAAGTGCCCACCCACGACGAGGTTTTCTGGCGGCTGACACAGAAATACCCCCGGGTTTCACGCGACGATCTCGCCCGACGGACGCACAAACTCGTGGACCACGTCTTCCCGACGTTCCTTACGCGCGAAACGGCGATGCTCAAGATCCTTCAACGCGACCTGCCGCCGGAGTTCCGCTCCCGCGTGCCCCGACTGCTGGAGATGAGCAAAGACGAGAAGGGCTTTGTTCGAAGGATGAGCATGAACTGGCTGCGCCTCAACGGACGTGGGATCAGCCAACTGGACTTCGCATTACAGGCCTCGGAACTCCTCGCCGTGCTCCACGAAAAAACGCGAGTGATGCATTTGGACCTGCGTCCCGACAACATCGTCATCACCGACGACGGGGTCGGCTTCGTCGACTTCGGCTCCGCCGTGCGAATGGGCGAACCGCTCGGCCGCAGTCAGATGCTTCAGGGCCTGTTCGACATGATCATGCACACCAGCCAGATCCAACGGATGCTCGGCCAGATGCTCGAACGTGGGCAGGTCACCAGCGAGGTCATCCGTGACGCCTATGGCAAGGTCGATCCCGGTGTGGACCTGTTCTTTCTAACGCTGCAAATGCGTCGGCCGCACGCAATGCCCGAGTTGCGGGCGCAGATCACTTACGAGCCCAACAGTCCCGCCGCCCGCAAACTCGAAGCGTTCGCCGCCGCTGTGCTCAAACCCGCCGACCCTGCCGCCGCCCGATACACCACCGCCGGTGATTTGCTCACAGGCGTCCGTAGAATCGCGCGCGAGTTGCAATGA
- a CDS encoding NAD-dependent epimerase/dehydratase family protein — protein MQVLVTGSSGLIGSEAVSFFDAMGFSVTGVDNNMRADFFGPKGDTQWNRQRLEAQCRRFRHLTLDIRDRTAVDQVFKSHRFDIVIHAAAQPSHDLAAKRPFDDFDVNAVGTLNLLEACRRHMPEAVFIFMSTNKVYGDGPNRIAIKEQETRWDFDDPAYTHGIDEAFPIDQCLHSIFGASKVAADVLTQEYGRYFGMNTGVFRGGCLTGPHHSGVELHGFLSYLVATAVAEGEYTVFGYKGKQVRDQIHSYDVINAFWHFAQAPRPGEVYNLGGGKENAASLLECIDLVAEATGRRPKLTYSDEHRIGDHICYYTDLRKFKAHFPGWQLTHTLSQIIEKMTCGAPHTTHSV, from the coding sequence ATGCAAGTTTTAGTCACAGGCAGCAGCGGTCTGATCGGTTCGGAAGCCGTTTCATTTTTCGACGCGATGGGCTTTTCCGTGACCGGCGTCGACAACAACATGCGCGCCGATTTCTTCGGCCCGAAAGGCGATACACAGTGGAACCGCCAGCGACTGGAAGCGCAATGCCGCCGATTTCGCCACCTGACACTGGACATTCGCGACCGCACAGCCGTCGATCAGGTCTTCAAGAGCCACCGCTTTGACATCGTCATTCACGCGGCCGCCCAACCCAGCCACGACCTGGCCGCGAAACGTCCGTTCGATGACTTCGACGTCAACGCCGTCGGAACACTGAACCTCCTTGAGGCATGCCGTCGCCACATGCCCGAGGCGGTATTCATCTTCATGAGCACGAACAAAGTCTATGGCGATGGCCCGAACCGCATCGCGATCAAGGAACAGGAAACACGGTGGGATTTCGATGACCCCGCCTACACGCACGGTATCGACGAAGCGTTCCCGATCGATCAATGCCTGCATTCCATTTTCGGCGCCTCCAAAGTCGCCGCCGACGTCCTCACCCAGGAGTACGGCCGTTACTTCGGCATGAACACCGGCGTGTTCCGTGGCGGCTGCCTCACCGGCCCGCACCATAGCGGTGTCGAACTACACGGCTTCCTCAGCTACCTCGTCGCGACCGCCGTCGCTGAGGGCGAATACACCGTGTTCGGCTACAAAGGGAAGCAGGTTCGCGACCAGATCCACAGCTACGATGTGATCAACGCGTTCTGGCACTTCGCGCAGGCCCCGCGGCCCGGCGAGGTCTACAACCTCGGCGGTGGCAAGGAAAATGCCGCCAGCCTTCTTGAATGTATCGACCTCGTCGCCGAAGCGACCGGCAGGCGACCGAAACTCACCTACAGCGATGAGCACCGCATTGGCGACCACATCTGCTACTACACCGACTTACGCAAATTCAAAGCGCACTTCCCCGGCTGGCAACTCACTCACACGTTGTCGCAGATCATCGAGAAGATGACATGCGGTGCGCCGCATACGACGCACTCGGTGTAA
- a CDS encoding prepilin-type N-terminal cleavage/methylation domain-containing protein: MICIPRFPRRHGPNAFTLIELLVVISIIALLVAILLPALSAARDTARSMVCLSAQRQVGLAMFIYANDYDDHLPPARVHTAYPYEGTTIKFTDSPPSGYNGGYAWAALLGYKGYMPVGILASNNEIANRSVPGWEVFACDAAPNRDVDSSNNRGIPGWRAQHISFGYNYREIGGSHHLFASSDNRKWYISSTQTEIVDPSNKLLTVDAIAASGPQAIEPDDGPRRGFSLVAASANTTDPGRPHARHRGAANIVWVDGHGSSVRSPDPDFHNAIYEVLGTSATDRNVWSRSGRGRSVN; the protein is encoded by the coding sequence ATGATATGTATACCCCGGTTTCCCCGGCGTCACGGTCCAAACGCTTTTACGCTCATTGAGCTTCTCGTTGTCATATCGATCATCGCTTTGCTGGTCGCCATCCTGCTGCCCGCCTTGAGCGCGGCCCGCGACACGGCGCGATCCATGGTATGCCTCAGCGCTCAAAGGCAGGTTGGCCTGGCGATGTTCATCTACGCCAACGACTACGACGACCACCTGCCACCAGCGAGGGTGCATACAGCCTACCCCTATGAAGGCACGACAATTAAGTTCACCGATAGCCCACCGAGTGGTTACAACGGAGGATATGCCTGGGCAGCCCTGCTGGGATACAAGGGATACATGCCCGTCGGAATCTTGGCGAGCAATAACGAAATTGCCAATCGGAGCGTGCCCGGATGGGAAGTTTTTGCCTGTGACGCCGCTCCCAACAGGGATGTGGACTCGTCCAACAATCGAGGCATTCCCGGCTGGAGGGCGCAACATATTTCCTTTGGCTATAACTACCGTGAGATCGGTGGTTCGCATCATCTGTTCGCTAGTAGCGATAACCGGAAATGGTATATCAGCTCCACGCAGACCGAGATTGTTGATCCCAGCAACAAGCTGCTCACTGTCGACGCCATTGCCGCTTCTGGCCCCCAGGCGATAGAGCCGGACGACGGCCCACGCAGAGGCTTCAGCCTCGTCGCGGCCTCGGCGAATACGACCGATCCCGGTCGACCCCATGCACGCCATCGCGGTGCGGCCAATATCGTCTGGGTGGACGGGCACGGTAGCTCCGTGAGGTCGCCAGATCCTGATTTTCATAACGCCATCTATGAGGTGCTGGGTACCTCCGCGACCGATCGGAATGTATGGAGTCGCTCGGGGCGCGGGCGAAGCGTCAACTGA